The sequence TCATCAGCCTTGTGATACGCTCAACCTGTACGGTGATGATGGTCAGTCCTTTCTTCATCGCTTCATCATCCGTCCGCTGCAGTAACATTTCGGCTCGTCCCAGAATCACGTTCATCGGCGTGCCGATCTCATGGGCCATGCTCGCGGCGAGCGTCCCCAATTCGGCGACTCGCTCCGTGAGACGGAGTTGCTGCCGCGTCTCACTCAGGACGTGCCGGTTCTGAATCAGTCCGTGTTCCAACTCATGATTGAAGCCCACCAACCTTTTGACAACGGCGTTCTGGCCTTCCGAGGATTTTTCGATGTAGGCCTCCAGGGCCAATTGGAGGTCCAAGAACATGACTTTGGTTAAGGCGATGCGGATCGCCACATATGTGGCTGGTCGGTTGCGAAACTTCTCAAAGATCAGAGGCTCGAGGAATGACAAGTAGAGGGCATAGGCCCCCATGTACCACTCGGGGGTCAACCCCAGCCGGGCATGGACCTGTCCGATCCGCCGCCGCCCTTCCTCATAGGCTCGGTCATAGGGACTGACCCCATACAAGAGCACAGGGAAATGACCGCCATCTACGTTGGGCGCGGGCTTGATGCCGAACTCGCCTCCAACGTCGCGACTCAGCTGATGGCACGTGATGCGCTCGGCGCACATGGGCGTGACGAGCTGGGCATATCTGACATATTGACCGCACGACCTATTCAAGCCGCATTGGCGTCGGCCGTCACGTTTTCATTTGGCGCAGTGCTGCCGCTCCTGATGGTCCTGTTGGTGCCGGTATCTGCGCTCATGTGGGCTGTTTCTGGCAGCTCGCTTGTGTTTCTCGCACTATTAGGATCTTTGGCTGCCCGCGTTGGTGGCGCGTCAGTGATGATCGCTGCCGCGCGGGTGACCTTTTGGGGCGCCTTGGCCATGGCCGTGACCGCTGGGGTCGGGGCGTTGTTTGGGGTACCTGCCTGATTCCTGCCACTACTGATTAAAAGAGCATACGACACCAGGAACCAGTTCGCAGCACATGGCAGGGATTGGTCTATCTGATTGCTTTGGTCTGTAGAACGGTAAAATCTACGCTCCTACCTTGCGATCGCCACCAGTTCGACTTGTCACCTCATGCACCCCTCCGGCCACCAGATGCTGGACTACGTTGTACAGAATGATGGGGACCATGACGCGTGGGTACGAGGCCAGCGCGAGAGAGGCCAGGACCAGCCCGGTCCCGTTGTTATTCATCCCCAGTCCATACATGAGCGAAACCCGGTCAGCCTGGTCGACTTTGAACAGACGGCTCAGCCCATATCCTGAGGCAAAGGCCGTGACGCAGAGGCCCGTGGTGATCCCTACCGTCACTGCCAAAAAATCAAAATCGCGGTCCGCCACCGCCTGGGGAAGCGAGACCGATCCATTCGAGTAGTTCAAGAGCAACAACACGACGGAATTGCTGAGTTTGATGAACGGCATCATGGCGGTGAGTCTTGCTTCAGGCACGGCGAATCGCGCCGCCAAACCCAGGATGGACGGCAGGACGATCCAGAGGCTCAAGAAGGTTCCCGATCCGTAGGCGGCCAGGTCCTGCAGTACTCTCTCATACTCCTCCGATGCCATCTCTCCAAACACCTGCAGTGCCACCGGTGTGATGATAGGGCTGAGAACGGTGGAGGCGAGAACCAGTCCTAAACTCAGCGCCAAATTCCCATTGGAGTTCTGCGCCCAGGCGGTAGACGCGCCGGCAATCGGCATGGCGGCGACCAACGCGAGGCCGACGAGGATATGCTGCGCTTCGTCCGGCTCATACCACAATCGCATGACCACGGTGATGCTAAAAATATAGATCATGGGGATGATCAGATTGGCCGCGAGTCCGGCCACCATCACCGGGCTTTTTTGCATGAGAGATCGTACGTGCGACGTCTGCACGCCCAATCCAGCGTTAAACATGAGGGTGGCGAGAAGGAGCAAGAGCAACGAGACATGCATCTGTGTCTCAAAGATGTAAACGTCGCCCAAGCTCACGTTCCTGATCCATAACCCGGCCGCCGGAAAGATCGCGGAGAGGGCATAGGCGCTGATCAAGAACCAAAGAAAATGGTGGTGAATGAACTGGGACAGCCCGAGGAGCGTGGGTTTGCGGCTCTCCATCATGACTCGATCGTGCACGCACACAGCATACGCGAGCAGTGTCGGCAAATCGAGGTGCGCGTTAAACCATTTGAGGTCAGAGTGTATTTTCTGAACGTGGCTCGTGAACAATGGGCCATGCTGTTGTCTCAATCAATCGTGAGGCCGGGACCATGTCTCACAGGTTCCTGTGCCAACCAGCAAACTGCCCTCCCAAGTCGATCTACCTAATAAACCTGTTATCCTGCCGCACTCATGTTCACCTCAGCATACAGGAGTCCTTCCTACGAGGGGCAATGGAACGGACGGTGCGATACACCGCCATATGTTGAATGGTGATCAGGAACGAACGGCGCGGGAAATGCTGAGCCCACCCAACAGTCATGACGCATTCCAACGTGCCCACGAGCTATCAGTCAGTCACTGAGCATGCTCCCGCTACGCACAGTACGTGTTGTTTCCAGGGATCGTCAGCGCAGTATGTTCAAACGGGTAGAATCGCTGTGGCGCAATATAACAGCTTCCGTTCCATTGCCCCTGGGATGACAGCTTGCCGATACGGTTGCAGAGCAGCTATGCTGAAGCACTGGCATGACACTATCCGGCGTCATATTTTATCCGTTCCATCTGTGCCACGAGCGCACCTTGCAGTGGCTGCTGGCGCGGTATCAGCAGGTGCATTTCCGGGACTATATGGCCATACAAGTCAGTCCTTTCTGCGGGACAACGGCCTTTCCCGAACGTATGGGCGATTCCTTCCCCGACCTCCTGGCCAGCCAGCGACTGGTGCAGGGGTACAACGTCAGCGGACCGCTCACGCCGGACACCTGCATCGCCGTGGATCGTGATCTCACAGATTTAACGTGGCGTAGGCTCTTTCATCGGGCGCTGGTGGAGAATCGCCGATTCCAACGCGGTCTGTTCGACGGCACAGACATCACTGGGCGTCACAACGATGGCCATGCCGAGCAGCCCTTGATGGTTCGTCTGAAGGATGTGTCGTTCGAGACGACTCCCTTTACGGTGGCCGGTATCCGTCAACTCAGCCGGCGACGGCTCATCGGCAGAGAAGCGGATCTCTTCGACTATGGCCTTGCGCTACTGAAAACCTCCGCCTCACTGGTGTATACAATACAACTGGCGACGGCGGAACAGCTGGCCGTTGCGACTGACTCTCCCGCCCATTTCACATTGCTCACTCGGCCTATTGAACGAATGGGCTTCACGATCGAGAATAGGTTGGTCGAACAAGGCCTATCGTAACCCATACATTCAGGTCTGCTAGCCTGCATGATTCATGACGGTTCGTCGCGAAATCGCGCAGTCGCGTCGCGAGACGGGCACGCAGAGCCCCGAGAAAGCGAGGCATACTTGAAACAGTATGTCGAGGTTGCGAGGGGCGAGCCTGCCCGCCGAAGGCTCGTCGCAGCAGCGAATTCGTGATTGCAGCAGAAGTGCTCATGAATCATGCAGGCTCGAACCTCCCGCCCATACCTGCCCCATCAACGCTCCAAACAATTCCGGATGTCACTGAAGACGTTGAGACCGGCAGCGGCAGCGGATTGGGGAGAAGCCGGGATAACGGAATATTCGATCAGATGAGGGCAAATGACGCCGTGTACTTCTGCTTTGGTCGAGGACTGACCTCGGCCAGGTTTGGAATTTCGGCACTGAGACCGCAACGCGCACGATGTTGAAGTAAATGTCAGATCCATTTCCACCAGGATTGATCGGCCATTGGATTATCGAACCGTGAAGTCGTTGCGGGAGTTGAGCCTCGTGGAATATTTAACGACGGCCAGTAGTCCAGCGGACGCATGATGGAAACTGGGGTGTGTGGACTGAGACGAGAAATAAATTTTGAATCGAACGACAACAGCACGGAAAGCCCTGCGTCCTCTGCTTCTGCCAAAATTCGACAGTCATCAGCATCCGGATGATGCGCCTGAAGCTCAATGATTCGGGCATCCATGCGTGAACTATTGATAGGCCGGGTTTCCGGGAAAAGCGTGGTCCACTCTTCATGAAACACGGCGCGTGTTTGGCTACGAATGCGCTGATACTCGGAACGCACTGTAGGAGAAATGAAGAGACCTCCATCGCGATACAAAAATATTCTAAAGAGCGCGATCCTCTGCTTGGCAAGGTCGTCCACCGGCTTATCTAACTTTGCCATTGCGTCAATCCGATACGTGTAGCACTGCGAATCTAAGCCGACATGGATCTGTTTCTTCATGGATCTAATGGCCACGCAGTGCGGGGTCGTTCAGGGGATGCAAAGCGTCGCCCGAACAATGTTGTGGGATGCCAGGCCAGAGAGAGGCGGAGATCAGGAGGTTGGTATCAAAGACTACGCGCCGAAGCGTGGGCATGACGAACTTCATGCACGATGGCCGCGATTTTGGAAAGAGAGAGCTTCTTGATCCGTTTCTGCTTTACCAGGGCGGCTGAGTGGTCATAAATTGACGGAGTCCGCCTGGCCTGAGTGCCTCTCAGTGACTCGACAAAACTCAATATCTCCGCCTGCTTTCGAGCGGGGAGCTTTTCAAGTTTCTGCCAAATCGTTTTTTTGAGAGCTTGAGACGCCTTACTCATTGCGTTGTGCTACCAGCCATTACCTGACGTCAGTATTCGCCACCATGATCTCTCCGGCAATTTCTTGGGTCCTGTTCTTCCAACGATTCAACAGTCGCGAGGAAAAGGCACAAGCATGAAAAACATTGAGCGAATTTTCGAGAGTATTTTCGCGATGCTCCTATCTGGGCCTCACGAGATGGTTCCGAATCGAGTGCCTCGGACTTCCATTTGGCTCTGGTTTTCTGAATTTCTTCCCTAGATCTTTTTCGCCATTTTGGGAGGCATTTTTCTCGCGGCAAGACCTTGACAGATATGAAATTCCGCTCCTAATGCAGAGAACCGTCATCCCCAGGAATGTAGAAATCCTGTGGATAGCGATCCGAATGATGGGTTTACGAGACGTTCTCAAACTGACAAACCTGCGATGCCAATGGATTTTGCTAGGAATATGCAAGAAAGTACCGAACTTGGCCTAAGTACACTATTAGTTGTGGGTGGTCATAGATGCAGCGGATGCCTAGAAAATAGGCAGTTTGGTGAATAGGCACGTGATTAGTTCATTCTTTCTTGGAGAAAGCTATTTGTTCACAAGGTTATCCACAGAAGATGTGGAACGAAAAGTTTCATGCCAAGTCGTCATTTATAGATACCGGTCTTGTTCAACGCTCGGAGGACATTGGTCTCTTAGAATCAGCACTGTGTTGAGCTTCTCCGACGGTACTTATCTAGGATAAGGTTTTGAACGGCAGTCTTGCCAACCTCGACGCTTTGTTGCCTCCAGCAAGATCGAGTAGGGGAACCATTTGGTCAGTGCAGGATACACATCGATTTTATCTGAAGCTATCGATCCAGAGGATGAGAGGGAGGCGCGGTCTCCGAAGAAGACGGAGCATGGAATGAACCAGGACGGTTCAATAGGAACAAGCTGTCATGCGTAGGAAGGAGCATTCCCCGGTTTCCACTTGATACTACAGCCGATGCTCGGTCGCTGAGTGCCATCGACCGGTGTGTCCGCGAGCAGGGCTTGGATCGCAGCGCGGAGATCGCGACCGGTTACTGGCTTGCCGTTACTAGGACGGCTGTCGTCCAGTTGTCCACGGTACGCAAGCCGACGGTCACGATCGAACAGATAAAAGTCCGGCGTGCAGGCGGCGCGATAGGCTTTCGCGACGTCCTGCGTTTCGTCCTGGCAGAAGGGAAATGTGAATCCCAAACGTTGGGCCATGTCTTTCAACTTTGGCGGTGCATCGTCGGGATACCCGACCGGGTCATTGCTGCTGATCGCGAGAATTCCCAAGCTTGTGTTCAGATAGTCTCGCCCAATCTTTGCCAGTTCCTGCTCCACATGCACCACATACGGACAGTGGCGGCAGATAAACATGATCAGGAGCGCAGTCTTATCGGCAAATGAATCGAGCGAATAGGTCTGCCCACTCACCACGTCGCGCAGTTCGAATGCAGGAGCAACGGTGCCAAGAGGAAGCATGACGGATTCCATAGCCATGGTGGTCGTTCTTTGTTTAAGCCTATGGGCATGAAGATGCCGCATGTCGCCGGCTACGTCAAGTGGCTGCCGAACCAGGACGTTTCTTGCCTTGCAGATAAGAGGAAGGATAAGCTGCCTCCGCGGTTTTCAGATACGACGGTCGAGCGGATGACGGTCGTCGGCGGAGAGTTGAGACAGGGAGGGTAGTGCATGGTGGTGATCGTATTGCTGGTCTTGCTGGGGTTTCCGATCGTGACGCTGGCGCATGATGAAACGAAGCCGGAGACGCCGACCCTCACGGTCAGCGAAACCGGGACGCTGACGCACGCACCGGACACGGCGTTTGTGACATTCGGCATGGAGACGGCCGGTAAATCGCTCGCCGAGGCGCAGAAGCGGAACAGCCTCGCCATGAGGAAAGTCATGGATCGACTGCGGGACATGCAGATCGACGAGGAGCGAATCCAAACCTCGGCCTTTACGGTCTCCCCGCAATATCGACCGCCGCCCAACTGTCCAGCCGATCCACCGCCGGCTTCTACGGAACTTGTTGGCTACGTGGTCAGCAACATGGTGACCGTGGAAATCCGTGCCCTCGACAGAGTCGGCACGGTCATCGAGGAAGTCTTGAAGGCCGGGGCGAACAGCTTTCAAGGGTTGCACTGGGGATTGCGCGATGAACAAGCGGTACGTCTGAATGCATTGAAGCAGGCCGCCGCCAAAGCTCGCGAAAAAGCGGCCATGCTCAGCAATGCGCTGCACGTGAAGCTCGTGCGGGTGTTGTCAGCCACTGAGGGTGGCCACATGGTGAGATCCGTCGCTCCCATGGCGCGTATGGCTATGGAGGCCAGTGCCGGCGATGTGCCGATCTCACCCGGGGAGCTGAAGATCGAGGCAACGGTGACGCTGGTCTATGAGATCGCGACGAACTGAAGCAACCGGGTTGACTGATAACTTGACTCATGCTGGACTCATTTGGCTGGGTCTTTGATTGCGCTAGATTCTGATGCTCTAATTGATTATGCTTCTTTTCTCCTATGGTGCCGCAAGCCTTGAAGATTGATCTCACCGAGCAGTTCCCTCGACTGTCACATGCTCCTATTACTGAGGCAGTCGTCGAAGTGCGAGCCCACGCTGAGGTGCCGTGGGAAGAATCAGGCATACGAAGCCAGCTCGCTCCACTTCTACCAGGTTATCAAAAAATTGAGTCCCAGAGTGAGTTTGAGCATGAGATGCAGTTCGGCCCAGGACAGGACACGATGCAAAGGCATCGGGATCTCGGATGGCGAGGGCTAAGGTGTGAGTCTGTCGATCACGTCCATATTGCCCAATTCAATCGAGACGGATTCGTCTTCAGCCGGCTTCGTCCCTACGACCGTTGGGAGCAGTTTCACGCCGAAGCAATACGGCTATGGAAGATTCATCGGGATCTCGCGGCCCCATCGGGAATTCAGCGGCTCGGTCTTCGTTTCATCAACCGCATCGAGCTACCGGCCGAGGGCCCTCGTCCGGATGATTATCTGCGTATGTCGCCTGAAGTCCTGCCGGGGATGTCGCTCTCGCGTGCCGGCTTTTTCCACCGAGACGTGCTCGCTGTGCCAGGCTATCCATACATCGTTGTGATCGTTCGAACTGTACAGCCGGTACAAGCCGGAGGTGGTAAAGGGTTCGGGTTGCTCCTTGATATTGACGTGTTCTCGACCGAGCCATTCAACCTTCGTGACGATCTAATGACGCAGTGTTTGGTTGAGATGCGATGGTTGAAAAATAAAGCGTTTTTCGGCAGTATTACCGAGCAGGCATTGATGAGCTTTCAATGATGTATTCAACGCTTGATTCTCCCCAGCTTTCCTACGGCACTGCTCCCACTCATGGCGCCAGTGAGGAGGCTCGGTTTATTGCCAAGGAATCCCAGGAAGGGCGGCGTCGTTTGCGGGAGGCTCATTCCATAGGTCTCGGCGTTGATCGTGCTTTTGAAGAGCTGTTCGTGGTCGTAAGAGAATGCAGAACGCCGAACTGGGATGGATATGGGGCATCATCGATTGCGTCTCAGACCTTCACCCATGCATGCCGATTTCTCGGCATCCTCCCTCTCGGAATTCCTGCGCCCTCTGTTGGGGCTGAGCCCGATGGGCATGTAACTTTCGAGTGGTATCGCAGTCCACGATGGGTTCTTTCCGTAAGCGTCAGTCCAGAAGGCGACCTACATTATGCCGCACTGCTCGGCTCAAGCAAGGTATATGGATCCGAGCCGTTCTTTGGCGAAACCCCCTCACGTATCCTCGAACTGATCCGCCAGGTCAGTTTTCTGTGAATGAGGATGTCTCATCATCTCCTGTAACAGATAGTGAAGTCCTGGCGCGCTTTGTCCTGTTTCGAGGATGGATTCGAAGCAGTAATAGTACGGTTAAACCGGATGCATTCATCCCGTATCCGTATCCTGACCTCTCAGTAACCCGCCACATCAGCTTATCAGTAAAAGAAATTTGGCAGATCGGACAGGCAGTGGCTGATAGCCGTCCTGCGACGCTATACGGGCGAGCCGACATTCAGGCTCTACACGTCAGGCGGCAATACCTGAGAATCGTTCCAACGTCTGAGCCGAGGAACCACGCGAATATCACAGGTTGGCCGAACGACAAGCCGGCACAGAAAATTATCGCACAGGAACTTGCAGCGGTAGCGCATTACTTGGCTAATCCAAATCAATAGACATGGTCGGCGTTCCAAAGGGAAACCTGCTGGCTGGATGATTTCTTGGCCCTAACAAGGTATTCTTCGGCCCAATTGTCCGGGACATCACCAGGGATCATGTGAATGGCCAAGAAAACAAAGCCTGCAGCCAAGAAAGCACAGACCGCACCGTACAAACACCCTGAGGCGGAGAGCCTCATGCGGCCGGAGGTCGGGACACAGGCGCAATTCAAGAAGAAGAAACCGGCAAAGACCTACCGCTACGATTCGTCGTTGTCGCCCGCGCTCGATTGGGATGTCAAGAACCCGGCCCGTGAGCAAGGTGAGAGGCTCATCAAGCAAGTCCTCGACGCGAAGAGCCTTGAAGCGGCGAAGGCCGCCGCGTCTAAACTCAAGAGCCTCAGCAAGCCCTTCCTCAATTGGGCTGGTAAAGCGGAACGGCTGTCGTTTGATGTGCCGACGCTGCCGCTCTTTATTCACGAACGGCTCTC is a genomic window of Candidatus Nitrospira kreftii containing:
- a CDS encoding hypothetical protein (conserved protein of unknown function), producing the protein MVVIVLLVLLGFPIVTLAHDETKPETPTLTVSETGTLTHAPDTAFVTFGMETAGKSLAEAQKRNSLAMRKVMDRLRDMQIDEERIQTSAFTVSPQYRPPPNCPADPPPASTELVGYVVSNMVTVEIRALDRVGTVIEEVLKAGANSFQGLHWGLRDEQAVRLNALKQAAAKAREKAAMLSNALHVKLVRVLSATEGGHMVRSVAPMARMAMEASAGDVPISPGELKIEATVTLVYEIATN
- a CDS encoding Alkyl hydroperoxide reductase, whose amino-acid sequence is MLPLGTVAPAFELRDVVSGQTYSLDSFADKTALLIMFICRHCPYVVHVEQELAKIGRDYLNTSLGILAISSNDPVGYPDDAPPKLKDMAQRLGFTFPFCQDETQDVAKAYRAACTPDFYLFDRDRRLAYRGQLDDSRPSNGKPVTGRDLRAAIQALLADTPVDGTQRPSIGCSIKWKPGNAPSYA
- a CDS encoding hypothetical protein (conserved membrane protein of unknown function) gives rise to the protein MTAIYVGRGLDAELASNVATQLMARDALGAHGRDELGISDILTARPIQAALASAVTFSFGAVLPLLMVLLVPVSALMWAVSGSSLVFLALLGSLAARVGGASVMIAAARVTFWGALAMAVTAGVGALFGVPA
- a CDS encoding hypothetical protein (conserved protein of unknown function), with amino-acid sequence MLLYGVSPYDRAYEEGRRRIGQVHARLGLTPEWYMGAYALYLSFLEPLIFEKFRNRPATYVAIRIALTKVMFLDLQLALEAYIEKSSEGQNAVVKRLVGFNHELEHGLIQNRHVLSETRQQLRLTERVAELGTLAASMAHEIGTPMNVILGRAEMLLQRTDDEAMKKGLTIITVQVERITRLMNQLLACARRDPPTFRSVDLRDVIKNCLDAVEERVNQHGVQVIAEQDEELPHIHADSDLMMQVLLNLVLNAVQAMPKSGTLRVTAVRDGEQHIKLTVADTGHGIPSDILPTIFEPFVTTKERGKGTGLGLAVVHGIVQEHDGSITVTSTPGQGTTFTLRLPRAVSSLQQ
- a CDS encoding hypothetical protein (conserved protein of unknown function), which produces MNEDVSSSPVTDSEVLARFVLFRGWIRSSNSTVKPDAFIPYPYPDLSVTRHISLSVKEIWQIGQAVADSRPATLYGRADIQALHVRRQYLRIVPTSEPRNHANITGWPNDKPAQKIIAQELAAVAHYLANPNQ
- a CDS encoding hypothetical protein (conserved protein of unknown function), which codes for MVPQALKIDLTEQFPRLSHAPITEAVVEVRAHAEVPWEESGIRSQLAPLLPGYQKIESQSEFEHEMQFGPGQDTMQRHRDLGWRGLRCESVDHVHIAQFNRDGFVFSRLRPYDRWEQFHAEAIRLWKIHRDLAAPSGIQRLGLRFINRIELPAEGPRPDDYLRMSPEVLPGMSLSRAGFFHRDVLAVPGYPYIVVIVRTVQPVQAGGGKGFGLLLDIDVFSTEPFNLRDDLMTQCLVEMRWLKNKAFFGSITEQALMSFQ
- a CDS encoding Na+-dependent transporter — its product is MESRKPTLLGLSQFIHHHFLWFLISAYALSAIFPAAGLWIRNVSLGDVYIFETQMHVSLLLLLLATLMFNAGLGVQTSHVRSLMQKSPVMVAGLAANLIIPMIYIFSITVVMRLWYEPDEAQHILVGLALVAAMPIAGASTAWAQNSNGNLALSLGLVLASTVLSPIITPVALQVFGEMASEEYERVLQDLAAYGSGTFLSLWIVLPSILGLAARFAVPEARLTAMMPFIKLSNSVVLLLLNYSNGSVSLPQAVADRDFDFLAVTVGITTGLCVTAFASGYGLSRLFKVDQADRVSLMYGLGMNNNGTGLVLASLALASYPRVMVPIILYNVVQHLVAGGVHEVTSRTGGDRKVGA
- a CDS encoding hypothetical protein (conserved protein of unknown function), producing MMYSTLDSPQLSYGTAPTHGASEEARFIAKESQEGRRRLREAHSIGLGVDRAFEELFVVVRECRTPNWDGYGASSIASQTFTHACRFLGILPLGIPAPSVGAEPDGHVTFEWYRSPRWVLSVSVSPEGDLHYAALLGSSKVYGSEPFFGETPSRILELIRQVSFL
- a CDS encoding hypothetical protein (conserved protein of unknown function); the protein is MKKQIHVGLDSQCYTYRIDAMAKLDKPVDDLAKQRIALFRIFLYRDGGLFISPTVRSEYQRIRSQTRAVFHEEWTTLFPETRPINSSRMDARIIELQAHHPDADDCRILAEAEDAGLSVLLSFDSKFISRLSPHTPVSIMRPLDYWPSLNIPRGSTPATTSRFDNPMADQSWWKWI